One part of the Rhodococcus oxybenzonivorans genome encodes these proteins:
- a CDS encoding type IV toxin-antitoxin system AbiEi family antitoxin domain-containing protein, with the protein MSGWLAPRPGGPGRDGVGEELTRLATAQAGYFTTAQVLRLGFTADEIGAHVSAGSWDKIERDLFRLNSSPHSDLDEFAKWCTWFGAAAAVSHQSAAELHGLGHLYPRFIHLSTVLSPPSPTQQLALHRRSLRAEDCEQVGPLRITTPTCTALDLAASGISQELLDEVVSDGVAIGRLDVRTLHGECGSLPAQVAQRVEHALATCT; encoded by the coding sequence ATGTCCGGATGGTTGGCTCCACGTCCCGGCGGCCCCGGGCGTGACGGTGTCGGCGAAGAACTGACACGTCTCGCTACGGCGCAAGCCGGATATTTCACCACGGCGCAAGTGCTGCGCCTCGGTTTCACGGCCGATGAGATCGGTGCGCACGTCAGCGCAGGGTCTTGGGACAAGATCGAGCGAGATCTGTTCCGACTGAACAGCAGTCCCCACTCCGACCTCGACGAGTTCGCGAAGTGGTGCACGTGGTTCGGTGCCGCCGCGGCCGTCTCGCACCAGAGCGCGGCCGAACTGCACGGTCTCGGGCACCTGTACCCGCGGTTCATCCACCTCTCGACCGTGCTGTCGCCACCCTCGCCCACGCAGCAACTGGCGCTGCACCGCCGTTCGCTTCGCGCGGAGGACTGCGAGCAGGTGGGACCACTGCGGATCACCACACCGACGTGTACCGCACTCGACCTCGCCGCCAGCGGCATCTCACAGGAACTGCTCGACGAGGTGGTCTCCGACGGGGTCGCGATCGGTCGCCTGGATGTGCGCACCCTGCACGGCGAGTGTGGGTCGCTGCCCGCGCAGGTCGCTCAGCGCGTCGAGCATGCGCTGGCCACCTGCACCTGA
- a CDS encoding SAM-dependent methyltransferase: MTSATLRRPRGAQAGLTPRGVITRGTTGINRLRRSDRWLVNDALVRRTLGDSADPLVVDLGYGNRPHTTFELADRLLSVRRDRRVVGLEIDPERVVEGGNGVSFARGGFELSGLRPVFVRAFNVLRQYPEESVGPAWALMQAGLAPGGLILEGTCDELGRRCAWVLLDATRPLSLTLAWDPFDVETPSDIAERLPKALIHRNVPGEPIHALLAAVDRAWAIAAPHGSFGPRVRWRASLQLLRAQGVPVQPQRRRIRDNVLTVPWDLVAPAQSPR; the protein is encoded by the coding sequence ATGACTTCAGCGACGCTGAGGCGGCCCCGTGGTGCCCAGGCCGGCCTCACCCCCCGGGGTGTCATCACTCGGGGCACTACCGGCATCAACCGTCTGCGGCGCAGCGATCGCTGGCTCGTGAACGACGCGTTGGTGCGTCGCACGCTCGGGGACAGCGCCGACCCACTCGTCGTCGACCTGGGTTACGGCAATCGCCCGCACACCACCTTCGAACTCGCCGACCGACTCCTCTCGGTGCGGCGGGATCGACGGGTGGTGGGTCTCGAGATCGACCCCGAACGGGTGGTCGAGGGCGGCAACGGAGTGAGTTTCGCGCGGGGCGGTTTCGAATTGTCCGGCCTGCGTCCGGTCTTCGTCCGGGCATTCAATGTGCTGCGGCAGTATCCGGAGGAGTCGGTCGGGCCGGCTTGGGCGCTCATGCAGGCCGGCCTTGCGCCGGGCGGGCTGATTCTCGAGGGCACGTGTGACGAACTCGGCCGACGCTGCGCCTGGGTGTTGCTCGACGCCACCCGCCCCCTGTCGCTGACCCTGGCCTGGGATCCTTTCGACGTCGAGACTCCATCGGACATCGCCGAACGCCTGCCGAAGGCGCTGATCCACCGCAACGTTCCCGGCGAACCGATCCACGCGCTGCTCGCCGCCGTCGACCGAGCCTGGGCGATCGCCGCACCGCACGGCTCGTTCGGTCCCCGGGTGCGGTGGCGAGCGTCCCTGCAACTGCTGCGTGCGCAGGGTGTCCCGGTGCAACCGCAGCGCAGACGTATTCGCGACAACGTGCTCACCGTTCCGTGGGACCTGGTGGCGCCGGCGCAGTCGCCGAGGTAA
- a CDS encoding DUF2505 domain-containing protein, whose protein sequence is MARRIDYSARYKYTPKEVYGAFTNRDYWDARIEEMRKYSENHIEHFEVSDDGIDIVLHHILPRSELPEIAQTVMKKDMVITRKESYTPFGDPTTGTYEASIPAGPGSLTGTMKLFATDTGCTFRTSSEAKVYLPFIGGKLEQLMLVNLIDLFRAEAEITENWLSQQ, encoded by the coding sequence ATGGCTCGCCGCATCGACTACTCAGCCCGTTACAAGTACACCCCGAAAGAGGTGTACGGCGCGTTCACCAACCGCGACTACTGGGACGCGCGCATCGAGGAGATGCGGAAGTACTCCGAGAATCACATCGAGCACTTCGAGGTCAGCGACGACGGAATCGACATCGTCCTTCACCACATCCTGCCGCGCTCCGAACTCCCGGAGATCGCGCAGACCGTGATGAAGAAGGACATGGTCATCACCCGTAAGGAGTCGTACACCCCGTTCGGTGACCCGACCACCGGAACGTACGAGGCATCGATCCCCGCCGGACCCGGCAGCCTGACGGGCACCATGAAACTGTTCGCCACCGACACCGGATGCACGTTCCGCACGTCGTCCGAGGCAAAGGTGTACCTGCCGTTCATCGGCGGGAAGCTCGAGCAGCTGATGCTCGTCAACCTCATCGACCTCTTCCGCGCCGAGGCCGAGATCACCGAGAACTGGTTGTCTCAGCAGTAG
- a CDS encoding DUF2505 domain-containing protein has protein sequence MSRRIEHSSTYSFPVEQVHAGLTTEQYWRDRIAEVGGPGATLDEVTTGPGTISVSMSQSIPAEHLPSIVAKVRSGDLVIARTETWNALDGGRASGTFTARVTGAPAEISGSQTLTSEGSGTKVQVTGKAEVKIPLIGGKIEGAIGDEVLRLIDKEQEFTQRWLGA, from the coding sequence GTGAGCCGCCGCATCGAGCATTCCTCGACCTACTCCTTCCCCGTCGAACAGGTCCACGCCGGCCTGACCACCGAGCAGTACTGGCGCGACCGGATCGCCGAGGTCGGCGGCCCGGGAGCCACGCTCGACGAGGTCACGACCGGGCCCGGGACCATCTCGGTGTCCATGTCGCAGTCGATTCCCGCCGAGCATCTGCCGAGCATCGTCGCGAAGGTCCGATCGGGGGACCTCGTGATCGCGCGCACCGAAACGTGGAACGCGCTCGACGGCGGTCGCGCGTCCGGCACCTTCACTGCTCGGGTCACCGGCGCACCCGCTGAGATCTCGGGATCGCAAACCCTCACCAGCGAGGGCTCCGGCACGAAAGTCCAGGTCACCGGCAAGGCCGAGGTCAAAATACCGTTGATCGGCGGCAAGATCGAAGGCGCCATCGGAGACGAGGTGCTGCGCCTGATCGACAAGGAGCAGGAGTTCACGCAGCGGTGGCTCGGCGCCTGA